A genomic segment from Euzebya rosea encodes:
- a CDS encoding alpha/beta hydrolase, producing MRHDIEFTTTDRVTLRGWRYDAEGVEGPAPTVVMAHGFSATKEMYLDDFAETFAAAGLGVVVFDHRGFGDSEGEPRQHIDPRLQINDYRDAITWAQQQDAVDADRIGIWGSSYAGGHVLVVGAIDRRVKCVVSQVPLTYGLESARRLIRGDMWAGLREGFDADRAARMAGQPPAVMPVTAPEGEPCALPTADTYGFFTGLSPDRGKGWRNEVTLHSVELFTEYEPAEYIARISPTPLLLVAARGDHLTPFDLAARAYEEALEPKRFLALDGGHFDAYVDEAFAVNAPAQRDWFVQHLT from the coding sequence GTGCGACACGACATCGAGTTCACCACCACCGACCGGGTGACCCTCAGGGGGTGGCGATACGACGCGGAGGGCGTGGAGGGGCCAGCCCCGACCGTGGTGATGGCCCACGGCTTCTCCGCCACCAAGGAGATGTACCTCGACGACTTCGCCGAGACCTTCGCGGCGGCCGGGCTGGGCGTGGTCGTCTTCGACCACCGCGGCTTCGGCGACAGCGAGGGCGAACCCCGCCAGCACATCGATCCGCGCCTGCAGATCAACGACTACCGCGACGCCATCACCTGGGCGCAGCAGCAGGACGCCGTCGACGCCGACCGGATCGGCATCTGGGGATCCAGCTACGCGGGTGGCCACGTCCTCGTCGTCGGAGCCATCGACCGACGCGTCAAGTGCGTCGTGTCACAGGTCCCGCTCACCTACGGGCTGGAGTCGGCCCGCCGCCTCATCCGGGGCGACATGTGGGCGGGCCTGCGGGAGGGCTTCGACGCCGACCGCGCCGCCCGCATGGCGGGACAGCCACCGGCCGTGATGCCCGTGACCGCTCCCGAGGGCGAACCGTGCGCGCTGCCGACCGCCGACACGTACGGGTTCTTCACGGGGCTTTCGCCCGACCGCGGCAAGGGCTGGCGCAACGAGGTGACGCTGCACTCCGTGGAGCTGTTCACCGAGTACGAGCCGGCCGAGTACATCGCACGGATCTCGCCCACCCCCCTGCTGCTGGTCGCCGCCCGCGGCGACCACCTGACCCCCTTCGACCTGGCCGCACGTGCCTACGAGGAGGCGCTGGAGCCCAAGCGCTTCCTGGCGCTCGACGGCGGCCACTTCGACGCCTACGTCGACGAGGCGTTCGCCGTCAACGCCCCTGCTCAGCGCGACTGGTTCGTCCAGCACCTCACCTGA
- a CDS encoding AMP-binding protein encodes MKVPLTINDFLDRAVAVYPDRLAIVDEPDQPAPPLPDMTYRDLGDHRRAMGAGLDRLGVPMGGRVAMVSHNSARLLSAFFGVSGNGRVFVPINFRLQRDEVDYIVKQSGAEMLLVDPELASTLSDIEVDRFAVLGEESDALLYDWDGTPQPWTPDEDATASINYTSGTTARPKGVQQTHRARWTNAVTFGWHAAVTDRDVYLHTLPMFHCDGWGMLYTVTGMGVPHIVLRKVDGTEILRRVERHGVTLMCAAPAVINAVLDAAPSWDGPVPGRDRVRVIVAGAPPPTRTIERVETELGWEFIQIYGLTETAPLVTMNRCRQEWDELTPHERAEKLGRAGAPTIGITIDTARDGEVLARGNHILAGYWDNPEASADALRPEDGEEVWFHTGDGGVIDDEGYLSITDRKKDVIISGGENVSSIEVEDVIFAHPDVAEVAVIGVPDEKWGETVIALVLPNPGAELTEQDIIDHCRKTLAHYKCPTKVEFREELARTATGKLQKYKLRQPYWEGMDKQVG; translated from the coding sequence ATGAAGGTTCCGTTGACCATCAACGATTTCCTGGACCGCGCGGTCGCGGTCTACCCCGATCGGCTGGCGATCGTGGACGAGCCGGACCAGCCGGCCCCGCCGCTGCCGGACATGACCTACCGCGACCTCGGTGACCACCGCCGGGCCATGGGTGCCGGCCTGGACAGGCTGGGCGTGCCGATGGGTGGCCGGGTGGCGATGGTCAGCCACAACTCCGCTCGCCTGCTGTCGGCGTTCTTCGGCGTCAGCGGCAACGGCCGGGTGTTCGTGCCGATCAACTTCCGCCTGCAGCGCGACGAGGTCGACTACATCGTCAAGCAGTCCGGCGCGGAGATGTTGCTGGTCGACCCGGAGCTGGCGTCCACGCTGTCCGACATCGAGGTCGACCGGTTCGCCGTGCTCGGCGAGGAGTCCGACGCGCTGCTGTACGACTGGGACGGCACCCCGCAGCCGTGGACGCCCGACGAGGACGCCACGGCGTCCATCAACTACACCTCCGGGACCACGGCCCGGCCCAAGGGCGTGCAGCAGACCCATCGGGCACGGTGGACCAACGCCGTCACCTTCGGCTGGCATGCCGCCGTCACCGACCGCGACGTCTACCTGCACACCCTCCCGATGTTCCACTGCGACGGCTGGGGGATGCTCTACACCGTCACCGGCATGGGGGTGCCCCACATCGTGCTGCGCAAGGTCGACGGCACGGAGATCCTCCGCCGGGTCGAGCGCCACGGCGTGACGCTGATGTGCGCCGCACCCGCGGTCATCAACGCCGTGCTGGACGCCGCGCCGAGCTGGGACGGGCCGGTGCCCGGCCGAGACCGGGTCCGCGTCATCGTCGCCGGTGCGCCACCGCCAACGCGAACCATCGAGCGGGTCGAGACCGAGCTCGGCTGGGAGTTCATCCAGATCTACGGCCTGACCGAGACCGCGCCCCTGGTCACGATGAACCGCTGCCGGCAGGAGTGGGACGAGCTGACCCCCCACGAACGGGCCGAGAAGCTCGGCCGGGCCGGCGCCCCGACCATCGGCATCACCATCGACACCGCCCGCGACGGCGAGGTCCTGGCCCGCGGCAACCACATCCTGGCCGGGTACTGGGACAACCCCGAGGCCTCCGCGGACGCCCTGCGACCCGAGGACGGGGAGGAGGTCTGGTTCCACACCGGCGACGGTGGCGTCATCGACGACGAGGGCTACCTGTCCATCACCGACCGCAAGAAGGACGTGATCATCTCCGGCGGCGAGAACGTGTCGTCGATCGAGGTCGAGGACGTCATCTTCGCCCACCCCGACGTGGCGGAGGTCGCCGTGATCGGCGTGCCCGACGAGAAGTGGGGCGAGACCGTCATCGCGCTGGTCCTGCCCAACCCCGGGGCGGAGCTGACCGAGCAGGACATCATCGACCACTGCCGGAAGACGCTGGCCCACTACAAGTGCCCGACGAAGGTGGAGTTCCGCGAGGAGCTCGCCCGCACCGCCACCGGCAAGCTGCAGAAGTACAAGCTGCGCCAGCCCTACTGGGAGGGCATGGACAAGCAGGTCGGCTGA